The following is a genomic window from Collimonas fungivorans Ter331.
AAGACCAGCGGCAGCGTGACGCTGGACCGGGCCGCCAAGACCGGTTCCGTCGATATCCGCATCGATGCAAGCTCGCTCGATTTCGGCCATGCCAAGATGAACGAACATGCATCCGGCCCTGACATATTCGACGTCAAGAAATACCCTGACGTCACCTACAAAGGCACTTCGGTCAAATTTGACGGCGACAAGCCGGTCGCGGTCGACGGCGAACTGACCCTGCACGGCGTCACCAAGCCGGTCACGCTGACCATCAATTCGTTCAAGTGCATCCAGCATCCGATGCTGAAACGCGAAGTCTGCGGCGCCGATGCAAGCGCCTCCTTCAACCGCAGCGACTTCGGCATCACCTACGGCTTGCCGATGTTCTCGCCGGAAGTGAAGCTGGCGATCCAGGTCGAAGGCATCAAGACCAACTGATCCGGTTACAGCCTGTAGCTGGCATGAAGCCGAGCGGCATGTCGCCGCTCGGCTTTTTTCATTTCCGGGCCAGAAACGGCAATTCATCGTCATGTAACACAGGCCCGATAAAATCCTGGCTTCGCTTTCCATTTCGCGGAGCAAGCCATGTCCTCCAGCAATTCCCCTGCCTTCAAACGCCGCAATTTCCTGCGCACCGCCGCTGCCGGCGCCGGCGTGCTGCTGACCGGCGCGCCGCTGCACAAGGCCATCGCGCAGAGCGGCGCGCCGGCCCTGGTTACTTCGGACCGGCTGCGGCCGCAACTGCCCAGCGGCGTGATGAGCGGCGACATTACGCGCGACAAGGCGATTATCTGGAGCCGCGCCGACCGCCCCTCGCGCATGGTGGTGGAGTACGCCAGCAACGAAAATTTCCAGGATGCGCATACGCTGCAAGGGCCGCTGGCCCTTTCCGGCAGCGACTATTCGGCCAGGGTCGACCTCACCGGCCTGCCCAGCGGACAAACCGTCTTTTATCGCGTGCGCTTCCAGGACATCCAGAATCCGTCGGTCTACAGCGCACCGCTGAGCGGCAGCCTGCTGATCCCCGGCGGCGCCGAGCGCGACATCACTTTCGCCTTCTCCGGCGACGAGGCCGGCCAAGGCTGGGGCATCAACGAGGCCTGGGGCGGCTACCGGATCTATGAAACGATGCGCCGCTTCAAACCCGATTTTTTCATTCACTCAGGCGACCAGATCTACGCCGACGGCGTCATCGAAAAAGAAGTCAGGCTGGACGACGGCACGCTCTGGCAAAACCTGGTGACGCCGGCCAAGTCCAAGGTAGCCGAAACGCTGGACGACTATCGCGGCAATTTTGCCTATAACCTGCTGGACGCCAACAAGCTCCGCTTCGCCGCGGAAGTGCCGTTCCTGGTGCAATGGGACGACCACGAGGTGCGCAACAACTGGTATCCGGGCCAGAAAATCGGCGCGGCGGAAAAACGCTACCAGGAACGCGACCTGTCGACCTTGGCCGTCAACGCCAAGCGGGCGATGTTCGAATATAACCCGTTCCGGATCGAACCCAGCGATCCCGAACGGGTTTACCGCATGTTCAACTACGGCCCGCTGCTGGAAGTGTTCATGCTCGACGAACGCAGCTACCGCGGCGCCAACTCCAGCAACCGCCAGGGCGTCCTGACGCAGGATGCGGCTTTTCTCGGCGCCGCCCAATTGCGCTGGATCAAACAGGCTTTGCTGCGCTCGCGCTCGACCTGGAAAGTGATCGCCAGCGACATGCCGATCTCGATCGTGGTGCCGGACCTCAACCCGGATGTGCCGCAAGGCACGTTCGAGGCCTGGGCCAACAACGACCACGGCAAGCCGCTCGGACGCGAGCTGGAAGTGGCCGACCTGCTCAAGTTCATCAAGCAGCACGACATCAAGAACGTGGTGTGGGTCACCGCCGATGTGCACTACGCTTCGGCCACCTACTACATGCCCGAGAAAGCCAGCTTCACCGACTTCAAGCCGTTCTGGGAATTCGTCGGCGGCCCGCTGCATGCCGGTACTTTCGGTCCGGGCGAAATCGACCGCACTTTCGGCCCCGACGTGCGCTACGTCAGCATCCCCAGCGACATGAAACAGAACCGCCCGCCCAGCGAGCTGCTGCAATTCTTCGGCGTCGGCAAGATCGACGCCAAAAGCAAGGTCATGACGGTATCCCTGCACGACATCGACGGCAAGGACCTGTTCAAGATCGACCTCCATCCCGAGGTGTAGCAATTACCCTGTTGGCCCGGCTCCAACAGACAGTGCCGGCTTGCTCGCGCCGGGGTGAAGCGCTACCATACGGCTGACTTTGCCAACCCGTGATGCGCGCCCATGTTCCGCCTGCCCCGTTCCTTGCGTCAGCTAGCTGTCTGCCTGGCCATGTTTGCAGCATTGCTGCCAAGCGTGGTGCAGCTGCTGCCGGCCGCCCACGGCCAGCCGCTGGGACTGGGCGAACTGTGCAGCACTGCCGGCCACGTCAAGGCGCCTGGGCCCGACAGCCCGGCGGCGCCGGACCA
Proteins encoded in this region:
- a CDS encoding alkaline phosphatase D family protein, encoding MSSSNSPAFKRRNFLRTAAAGAGVLLTGAPLHKAIAQSGAPALVTSDRLRPQLPSGVMSGDITRDKAIIWSRADRPSRMVVEYASNENFQDAHTLQGPLALSGSDYSARVDLTGLPSGQTVFYRVRFQDIQNPSVYSAPLSGSLLIPGGAERDITFAFSGDEAGQGWGINEAWGGYRIYETMRRFKPDFFIHSGDQIYADGVIEKEVRLDDGTLWQNLVTPAKSKVAETLDDYRGNFAYNLLDANKLRFAAEVPFLVQWDDHEVRNNWYPGQKIGAAEKRYQERDLSTLAVNAKRAMFEYNPFRIEPSDPERVYRMFNYGPLLEVFMLDERSYRGANSSNRQGVLTQDAAFLGAAQLRWIKQALLRSRSTWKVIASDMPISIVVPDLNPDVPQGTFEAWANNDHGKPLGRELEVADLLKFIKQHDIKNVVWVTADVHYASATYYMPEKASFTDFKPFWEFVGGPLHAGTFGPGEIDRTFGPDVRYVSIPSDMKQNRPPSELLQFFGVGKIDAKSKVMTVSLHDIDGKDLFKIDLHPEV
- a CDS encoding DUF2946 family protein, with the protein product MFRLPRSLRQLAVCLAMFAALLPSVVQLLPAAHGQPLGLGELCSTAGHVKAPGPDSPAAPDQDHQGHCLLCFIHAADLGLPPSLNLWQATASTGVDLAPTSSIPHASVVWLMPQSRGPPVFS
- a CDS encoding YceI family protein — translated: MKLKLIIASLLAASAASAFAAADTYTIDPNHTYPSFTADHMGISFWRGKFEKTSGSVTLDRAAKTGSVDIRIDASSLDFGHAKMNEHASGPDIFDVKKYPDVTYKGTSVKFDGDKPVAVDGELTLHGVTKPVTLTINSFKCIQHPMLKREVCGADASASFNRSDFGITYGLPMFSPEVKLAIQVEGIKTN